Proteins encoded together in one uncultured Desulfobacter sp. window:
- a CDS encoding GNAT family N-acetyltransferase yields MLQHRPFFNDDLQTICSFPQTKEELYYFFPKATYPLTPEQLQMAIDQRSDSTVVEQNGDVVGFANFYHWQGRTCCIGNVVVSPLARGRGVAEFLIKTMIHLAGIRHAAMFIEISCFNGNTAGILLYKKLGFKPFDIEERQGPNGKRVALIHMRHQLIK; encoded by the coding sequence ATGCTTCAGCATCGACCCTTTTTTAACGATGATCTTCAAACGATCTGTTCATTTCCACAGACTAAAGAAGAATTGTATTATTTTTTCCCAAAAGCGACGTATCCCTTGACGCCGGAACAATTACAAATGGCCATTGATCAACGTTCTGATTCTACGGTTGTTGAGCAAAATGGTGATGTAGTCGGGTTTGCCAACTTTTATCATTGGCAAGGCAGGACATGCTGTATAGGGAATGTGGTAGTTTCCCCTTTGGCCAGGGGCCGGGGTGTGGCAGAATTTCTGATCAAAACTATGATTCATCTGGCCGGCATCAGGCATGCAGCAATGTTTATTGAAATATCGTGTTTTAACGGCAATACAGCCGGCATCTTGCTGTACAAAAAGCTCGGATTTAAACCCTTTGACATTGAAGAGCGCCAAGGCCCGAATGGCAAAAGAGTGGCCCTCATACATATGCGCCATCAGTTGATTAAATAA
- a CDS encoding class I SAM-dependent methyltransferase: protein MKDGQFKRHSKYRGQGPSSYWMQEPGPVFEALNICPGQNILDMGCGAGDYTLQAARLTGPLGQVTAIDNWPTTVDALKTAAKAAGLSQIQCMTADITKPPLPIMQNAMDLCMAFTVLHIFGNENRKKSLFFEAARVLKSTGRLAVMECKKQEMAFGPPIEMRLSPEEVERLAVECGFVKIGYTDLGYNYLAMFRLPVIQEHPTHVINE from the coding sequence ATGAAAGATGGACAATTCAAACGCCATTCAAAATACAGGGGCCAGGGGCCCAGCAGCTATTGGATGCAGGAACCAGGGCCTGTATTTGAAGCACTAAATATTTGCCCGGGCCAAAATATCTTGGACATGGGATGCGGAGCAGGAGACTATACCCTTCAAGCGGCCCGTTTGACAGGGCCTTTGGGCCAGGTAACGGCGATTGACAACTGGCCGACGACGGTGGATGCGCTTAAGACGGCGGCAAAAGCCGCAGGCCTGTCCCAGATCCAATGCATGACAGCGGATATTACAAAACCGCCCCTGCCGATCATGCAAAATGCCATGGATCTTTGCATGGCATTCACGGTGTTACATATTTTCGGAAATGAAAACCGAAAAAAAAGCCTATTTTTTGAGGCGGCAAGGGTTCTCAAATCCACTGGCCGGCTTGCCGTGATGGAGTGTAAAAAACAAGAGATGGCCTTTGGCCCGCCAATAGAGATGCGCCTTTCTCCTGAAGAGGTTGAAAGGTTGGCCGTGGAATGCGGATTCGTAAAAATCGGATACACAGACCTTGGATATAACTACCTTGCTATGTTTCGTCTTCCAGTCATTCAGGAGCATCCCACCCATGTCATAAATGAATGA
- a CDS encoding DUF503 domain-containing protein, protein MVVGTGQIKLRLFDVHSLKAKRSIVKSMISRLQNRFNISVAETELNDSHDWAEIGFALVGNDARTINAKVDKVFNMADELGLAMIADTHMEIIHL, encoded by the coding sequence ATGGTTGTTGGAACTGGACAGATCAAACTTAGGCTTTTTGACGTTCACTCTCTCAAAGCCAAACGTTCCATTGTTAAATCAATGATTTCAAGATTGCAGAACCGGTTTAACATCAGCGTGGCGGAAACCGAGCTCAATGACAGCCATGACTGGGCTGAAATCGGATTCGCGCTGGTGGGAAACGATGCAAGGACGATCAACGCCAAAGTGGACAAAGTGTTTAATATGGCCGACGAACTTGGGCTTGCCATGATTGCCGACACCCACATGGAAATCATTCATTTATGA
- a CDS encoding FAD-dependent oxidoreductase, which produces MTYDVIIVGGGPAGLFASYYLMEHTNLKVLLIERGREPRKRKCPISKVQKCAQCDPCNILSGIGGAGLYSDGKLNFIPRLGKTDLTQFMPMPQAQALIDETEKIFTRFKMDAQVFPINMDKAGLIRKEAKRFGIDLLIIRQKHLGSDNLPGYITEMADYIQSKGLEIRTGENVIDVIEKDGIIQGVESDKGTYHAHNVILAPGRIGANWVSSLALKHGIELSQRGIEVGVRVEVHNDIMDDLCNVIYDPTFFIRTHTYDDLTRTFCTNQGGFVALENYQDFVCVNGHAYSDKKSNNTNFAFLSKVVLTEPVTDNQAYGESIGRLASIIGGGKPILQRFGDLKRGRRSTWNRVHKSYIEPTMTNVVCGDIAMALPERILSNLIEGLEALNLVVPGVSNDETLLYAPEIKFFATQIETTAHLETKIKGMYVAGDGPGVAGNIVSAAATGLIPAKKIIASHQG; this is translated from the coding sequence ATGACGTATGATGTAATTATCGTGGGCGGAGGCCCGGCAGGACTATTTGCATCCTACTATTTAATGGAACATACCAACCTCAAGGTATTGCTCATTGAACGGGGAAGAGAACCCCGGAAACGCAAATGCCCCATAAGCAAAGTCCAGAAATGTGCCCAGTGCGACCCGTGCAATATCCTGTCCGGCATTGGCGGAGCAGGCCTGTACTCGGACGGAAAACTTAATTTTATTCCAAGACTTGGCAAAACCGATCTTACCCAGTTTATGCCCATGCCCCAGGCCCAGGCCCTGATTGATGAAACCGAAAAAATTTTTACCCGCTTTAAGATGGATGCCCAGGTGTTTCCCATCAATATGGATAAGGCAGGCCTCATCCGTAAAGAAGCCAAACGATTCGGCATTGATCTTCTGATTATCCGGCAAAAGCATCTGGGCAGCGACAATCTGCCGGGATACATCACAGAAATGGCCGATTACATACAGTCCAAAGGCCTTGAGATACGCACTGGAGAGAATGTAATTGATGTTATTGAAAAAGACGGAATTATCCAGGGTGTGGAATCAGACAAGGGGACCTATCATGCCCACAACGTCATTCTGGCTCCGGGCCGCATAGGGGCCAACTGGGTATCATCCCTGGCACTTAAACACGGCATTGAGTTAAGCCAGCGAGGCATAGAAGTCGGTGTGCGGGTGGAAGTTCACAACGATATCATGGATGATCTGTGCAACGTGATCTATGACCCCACTTTTTTCATCCGCACCCACACCTATGACGACCTGACCCGTACGTTCTGCACCAACCAGGGCGGTTTTGTTGCCTTGGAAAATTACCAGGATTTTGTCTGCGTGAACGGCCATGCCTATTCAGATAAAAAATCGAACAATACCAATTTTGCTTTTCTGTCAAAGGTGGTGCTCACCGAACCGGTCACGGATAACCAGGCCTACGGGGAATCCATCGGGCGCCTGGCTAGCATCATCGGCGGGGGCAAACCCATTCTCCAGCGGTTCGGGGATTTGAAACGTGGTCGGCGATCTACCTGGAACCGTGTCCACAAAAGCTACATTGAACCGACCATGACCAATGTGGTGTGCGGAGACATTGCCATGGCGCTGCCCGAGCGGATACTGTCCAATCTGATCGAAGGGCTGGAGGCCTTAAACCTGGTGGTTCCCGGGGTATCCAATGATGAAACCCTGCTCTACGCGCCAGAGATTAAATTCTTTGCCACCCAGATTGAGACCACAGCGCACCTGGAGACCAAAATAAAGGGCATGTACGTGGCAGGGGACGGCCCGGGGG